Sequence from the Pyrobaculum neutrophilum V24Sta genome:
GTAGACCCGGCGGGCGTCCCACTCTATCCCGGAGGCCCTAGCCGCCGGCCCCGTCGCCATGAGCCTAGCGGCGTCTTCTCTACTGAGGTACCCCACGTCCTTAAGTCTATAGTACCCCACCGGGTTTTTCACGACAACTCTGACGAACTCGTCCACCTTCTTCTCGAGGTACTCCAGGAAGCCTCTGGTCTGTTCGTAGAAGGCGTCCGGCGGCGCCGTCCTCACGCCCCCGGGCACGACCCAGCTGGGCGTTGTTCTCGACCCCGTTGCCATGGCCCACAGCTGTACCAGGAGCTCCCTTAGCCCAAACCCCCACATAAAGCCTGTGGAGGAGCCGATCATTATGGCGTGTAGCCCCAGGTCGTAGAGGTGTGTAGATATGCGGCTCAGCTCCCCCATTATGACGCGCAGATACTGAGCCCTAGGCGACACGTCCAGCTTGGCCAGCTTCTCGACGGCCATGGAGTATGCCCAGGTGACGTTTATCGCATCTGGCAGAGAAAGCCTCTCGAAGAGGGGTATGTTCTGTATCCAGTGGCGCGTCTCGCCAAGCTTCTCCATAGTTCGGTGGACGTATCCGGGGTCAGGCGTCACGTTTACAACTATGTCTCCGTCTACCTCCACAATAAAGCGGGTGTGCCCCGAGGAGGGGTGTTGCGGACCCCAGAATATGTCTAAAACGCGGCGGCCGCCCCCCAGCCTCTCCTCCCTCAAAACAAGGCCATAGTCCTCCTGCCTAATCATGTAGACCCCAGGTTTTGGAATATTTATCTGTGAATACCTGGAGACCGTGGTGCTTCCGCTCATAGCCGCCATCGCTATATACGACTTTATACATCTACTTACAGAAATTCGGATACGTCCAGGCCGGCTTGCGCCATGTCGCTCCGTGGTGGTCATGGCCACGAGGGGGGTAAAGGGATGGGGTCGGTATCGGGACTTCGTCGACTATGTCGTTGTTGACGATAGGCGCACAGCCGAGGAGGCGGAGGCCGCAGGTCTAAGGGCTCTCCTGAATAAATACGGCGGAAAATCGGGGGCTTTGGCCACAGCCTTGGAGGAGTTGGAGGCAGAACTTTACATCTTCGTAGACGACGACGCCGTGCCTGGCCCCTGGCTGGACCTCTTGAGGAGGTCGTGTGGTAGGTTCGCAACGGCGTATAGATGGGTGCTAGACCGTTTTCAAAACGCCTTTTCGCTGGGGGGGTTCGACTGGATGGTGTGGAAAAAGACGAGGTTTATGTACGGCGGCGCGATGGCCATACCTGGCCATCGGCGGAGGGAGGTCGCCGAGGCGCTTAAGGTATGCCCCGTGGACGACATGGCGGTCACCGCCGTCGCGGAGGACATAGAGGTCCTGCCGTATCTGGTGCCCATGGAGCCCGCCGACGGCGCTTGGGAGTTTTTCATAAGGCAGGCGACTGCGGCTAAAATAGGCAACGCGGCGCTGTGGGCCATGGAGCTGGTCTACTACGGTCTGTGGACGGCGGCGGCTGTATTATTCCCTCCGCTTTTCCTGCTACAAGCGGCGAGAACAGCCTTGAGGTCGCGGAGGGCCTTGGGTAGGGTCGACTGGGTGCAGGTGCTCCTCTCGCCCATAGAGCGCCCTCTGCAGTTCGCCGTATTCCTCGCCACTATCCCACGGAGGTGCTTCCGGTGGAGGGGCCGGATTGTGTGCGGTTGCAGTAGGCAATCCAGGCTGCCGTCTTAACATATTTTTAAATTGACAGTTCGGAGTCGTGTCCGTGGTTTTGGAGAAGAGAGGCGTGGTAAAGCCCGAGGAGGGGGTCAGGGCGCTTCTGGAACACCTCGGTGAGGATGTGACAAGGCCTGGGGTTGTCGATACGCCTAAGAGGTTCGTGAAGGCTCTTGGGGAGCTCACCAGGGGGCTGAGGGAGCCTCCCCCCGAGGTGGTATTTTTCCCTCTTGAGTACGACGCGGAGCCCGGCCCCGTCGTGATTGAGAACATAAGCGCCGTCTCCCTCTGCGAGCACCACCTCCTCCCAATACTCTTGAGCGTTTCTGTGGCGTATATCCCAGGGGATGGGGTGCCGGGGCTGAGCAAGGTGATCAGGTTGGTGAAGTGGGCGGCCGCCAGGCCCATAATGCAGGAGAGGTTTACGGAGTGGCTGGCTGATCTGCTTATGGAGAAGCTGAGGGCTAGAGCCGTAGCCGTTGAGGTCTGCGGCGTGCATATGTGCTCGTTTATCCGCGGCGTACGTGATGAACACCACAACATGGTCACGAGGGCGAAGAGGGGGGACATCGACGTGAAGCTGAGGTGCAGGAGGCCCCCCCTCTGTAGATGAGGATTGTCGTAACTGGGGCAAGCGGGGGGATAGGGGGCACCCTCGTCAGATTGGCTAAAAGCCGCGGCGACTATGTGGTTGGGATCTCCAGGGAGAGGTCAGACGCCGACGTCCACTACAGATGCGATGTGCTTGACGTGGCGTGCCTGAGGGGGGTGGCGGAGGAAGTGGGGAGGGTAGACGGCTTGGCTCTGGCCCACGGCCACGGGGAGGAGGGACTGTGGAAGAGAGATGTCGCGTCGTTGTCGGCCGAGGATCTCCTCGACGTCTTTAGAGTCGACGTCGTGGGGAGCTTCAACGCCGTTAAGGCCTTCCTCCCGGCTCTGGGCCCCTCCGCCTCCGTTGTCCTCGTCGCCTCTACGCCAGGTATAGTCGGCGATAGATACGGCATACCCTACGCCGTGGCTAAGGGAGCCCTCATCGCCTTAGCCAGGAGCTTGGCCAAGGCCCTGGCGCCAATTAGGGTAAACGCGGTGGCCCTCGGCCCAATAGAGACCAGGTGGACCAGCTGGGTTACGCCGGAGGAGCTCGACGAGTTCAGATCTAGAACAGTGCTAAGAAGGCTGGGGCGGCCTGAGGAGGCCGCCGAGGCGATATACTGGCTTCTCTCGCCCGCCTCTAGCTACGTCACCGGCCACGTCCTTGTCGTTGACGGCGGCGAATCCCTATAGCGACGGCCACCAATGCGGCCAGCGCCATCGCTGAAACTACCCCGGCAAAGGCGTAGGACGTTGGGGCCTCCGTCTGCTCTTGTCCCCTCCCCTGCTTCGCCGGAGTTATGGTCAGCTGTACAGTCTCCCCAGGCCTCAGAGTGACTATGTATGTAGAATTTCTGCCTCCCGCCTCCACGTAGACCTTGTATGTGCCGGGGGGTAGCTCAACCCGGCGCGGTATCTGCGCCACCGTCGTGTAGTTCCCAACTATGTACACCTTGTCGACCGGCTGCTGGTAGTTGAAAATGAGGTAGGCGTTTTCAACCTCCACAGTTAGCACCTCTGTTGGGTTAGACGCCGCCACTGTCAAGTTTCTTCTGGCGAAGCCGGCGTCTACCGCCACCGTGTAGATATCATGCGGCAGAATCCACAGCTCCGCCTGACCTTTATACGCCCGCCCGGCGACGTAGATAGTCCAGTCGGTTCTAGTAACGCCGAACGAGTCCACAGCCCGTATCACCAGCCTCGACGCGTTCACCACGATAGTCCGGCCGCAGTAGAGCAACGGGTTGAACTCCGCCCTGTAGAAATCGCCGTTTGGCAGAAGAACGCGGGTCTCAGCTACGCCGAGGTAGGACGCGCCTCTGGGTAGGTATGCTGTGACGTTTGCCGCCCCCGACGCGACTGTTGTGTTGCCCTGCAAAATGGCGATCCTCGTCACCGGGGACAGAGACGCTATTGTGCACCTCTCCACTAGGCCTAGGGCCAACAGATCCGCACCCATGTTCCAGAGGTCTCTTCTAACAACCGTCGCGTTTCTCAGCCTCACTCCGCCCACCTCCGTGAGGTAGATCTCCACGGGGTAATCCACCCCGCCCACGGGGATGGCGCGCTCCAGCTTGTTGTTGGAGAACGGTATCTTCAACTCGCCGTATGTCCCGTTTAGAAACTTCACAATCTTAAGCACCACGTAGCCGCTTGCGTTCACGGGCGAGATGCTGACATGGTCTATGTCGCTAACCGTAACCACGTCGTGTCCGGAGGAGTAGGTCTTCCACGTCAGTAAACCTCCGACGTAGATCTCCACCTCCGCCCCCAAAGGCACGACGGCGACCCCCGAGGCGTTGGTGCTGACGCAACGCCCTTGGAAGCAAACGGTGGCGTTAGGTATGGGGAAGCCTAAGCCGTTGCGCACCTCCACCACAGCCCCCAACGCGACAGCCGTGAGAAGGAGCGCGAAAGCCAACCTCATGGCCTACCCACATCAGCCTTGGTTTTCACGCTGGGGGATTTTCCGCAGGATTTAAAGCTTACCGTCCGGATAGCCCGCAAGCTTCTTGCTGTATTTGCCAAAGGATTTGTCTGGAGTAGTTTCCGTCTTCTATATCTTTCGATACGCCTGCCTTACTGCGTTAGGAGATCTAGAAAAAGTTTTTATATGTACAGATGTTTGGAAGGCGCCGTCTGGGATGCGCTTTTCTACAGCGTTATTCTTAACTAAATAAATACAGAAGCCTATGCCTTTCAATTTAGCGATACATTTAAATATCTCTAATTCACTCGATTAATATGACCGAGGAGGTAAAGCTAACAGACCGGCAGTACCAACTGCTGAACCACCTATTGCAGAGGGCTCAGCCTATGAGGGTGTACACCGTCTACGGCGACCAAGACGAAATAGCGAGAGAGCTCGGCATGACTCGGCAAGCCCTAGCTATACACCTCAAGCGGCTTAAGGAGCTTGGCCTCGTGAGGACTGGCAGGGAGTTCGTGGACATCACCGAGAAGGCCGTTAAGCTTCTGAAGGGCCAATCCAGCGATGTGATAATCCTCGTCAAGATAGAGCCTAAGTATAGGGAGAAGGTCTACGAGGCCACGAAGAAGCTGCCTATCGAGAAGGCCATGAGGCTAGCTGGCGACTACGACTTAGCCGTCATCACGCAGGAGACGGTGCTAGACAAGGTGCTCGACGCCGTGAACAACATGGAGGGCGTGAAGGAGACGAAGACCTTTATCTCCATCGGCGCGATTAAGGAGTAGCTACAGGTTTTCAACCGGAGTGTTTAATATAGCGAAAAACGCCGGCGTTACATATTTCAACTGTTTTAGCCTTGCCACGTCCTGGGGAAGCTCTACATCGCGTGCCACAAGTTTACCCTCCTCGGTGAGCACGTACCTATTGCCGTCTCTCATGACGTAGCCCTTCTTCTCCATTTCGGCGAGGACTCCAAGGATTACGGCGTTGTCTAGGACTTTTTCAAGCGGGGGCAGTAGTCTGGTTCTTGTTGCCATAATATGCCACGTGGATGCGAGAAGCTCAGGCGACGTCTCCCCGAGCGCTTTGATGATGCCGGCAAGCGTGGGCACGAGGCTGTCTATATCTATCTTGTTTGTGAAAACCGCAATCTCGGTAGGCATTACGCCCCTCTCGACGTAGTTCACCACTGTAGTGAGGCGGTGGTCCCCTCTTTCAACGTCGTAAAGCGCGAGGCTTAGGATAAACGCGGCTTCCCCCTGGCGTAGGTACTTGGCTATGTCGTAGCTGTAGAGTCTCATAAACGCCGCTTCGCAGAACTTCCTGTCTTTTTTGCTACACCACTTAGCCGCCATGGCTTTTGCATACAGCTCCTTCAACGCGGGAAGTCTCTTGTGGCTTCTCACGCCGATGGTGTAGAGTAGCCACGCTATCTGGTACTCTATCTTCGTCTTTAGCTCCGCCAAGAGTAGCTCCATCTCCGCCTTCCTGTGAGGTTGAGGCTTTAAGTTTTACGGTTTCGGCTCAACACTTTTAAAGGGAGGTCTCGGCCCACGCGATGAAGTACCTAGTGGGGAGGGACTTCGCCTTTCCCGAGTACACGCCGAGGTTCCCCCCGTTTTACGAGTTCGAGGTTCTCCACATGCGGCTAGATGTGTCAATAGACGTGGCCAACAGATCAGTCGACGGCCTCGTAAAATACAGGCTGAGACCTAGGAAAGACGGCGCTAGAGTTGTGCTAGACGCCGTTGAGATGGACGTGTTAAGCGTAAGCCACGAC
This genomic interval carries:
- a CDS encoding SDR family NAD(P)-dependent oxidoreductase — its product is MRIVVTGASGGIGGTLVRLAKSRGDYVVGISRERSDADVHYRCDVLDVACLRGVAEEVGRVDGLALAHGHGEEGLWKRDVASLSAEDLLDVFRVDVVGSFNAVKAFLPALGPSASVVLVASTPGIVGDRYGIPYAVAKGALIALARSLAKALAPIRVNAVALGPIETRWTSWVTPEELDEFRSRTVLRRLGRPEEAAEAIYWLLSPASSYVTGHVLVVDGGESL
- the folE gene encoding GTP cyclohydrolase I FolE encodes the protein MVLEKRGVVKPEEGVRALLEHLGEDVTRPGVVDTPKRFVKALGELTRGLREPPPEVVFFPLEYDAEPGPVVIENISAVSLCEHHLLPILLSVSVAYIPGDGVPGLSKVIRLVKWAAARPIMQERFTEWLADLLMEKLRARAVAVEVCGVHMCSFIRGVRDEHHNMVTRAKRGDIDVKLRCRRPPLCR
- a CDS encoding Lrp/AsnC family transcriptional regulator, whose translation is MTEEVKLTDRQYQLLNHLLQRAQPMRVYTVYGDQDEIARELGMTRQALAIHLKRLKELGLVRTGREFVDITEKAVKLLKGQSSDVIILVKIEPKYREKVYEATKKLPIEKAMRLAGDYDLAVITQETVLDKVLDAVNNMEGVKETKTFISIGAIKE
- a CDS encoding NADH-quinone oxidoreductase subunit D; this translates as MIRQEDYGLVLREERLGGGRRVLDIFWGPQHPSSGHTRFIVEVDGDIVVNVTPDPGYVHRTMEKLGETRHWIQNIPLFERLSLPDAINVTWAYSMAVEKLAKLDVSPRAQYLRVIMGELSRISTHLYDLGLHAIMIGSSTGFMWGFGLRELLVQLWAMATGSRTTPSWVVPGGVRTAPPDAFYEQTRGFLEYLEKKVDEFVRVVVKNPVGYYRLKDVGYLSREDAARLMATGPAARASGIEWDARRVYKYGVYDELEWNVCVEDGGDSLARAMVRICEIRESVKIIRQALDRVPREGPLVGDAVLHRLPPKHKERANEHIKLGAFFTTTLPQAEGLGVSEGGRGRYFFHVFGDGTEKPYRVRISTPSWQNVRAMVKAFVGSRLMDLPAIYGSFGYFPPEQDR